The nucleotide sequence cttacacaagcgtaggcaatttgTTTCCATATGGACAGACATTTCTTTAGTGCGTAGAAATCACTAGTCGGATAAATCATTCTCAGACTAAAGTATTTTTATGCCTTTTTATTAGTGAAATTTGTAAAACGTGAAGAATATATGCATATAACTTTTGTATTACAACCATTCAAATGATTTACGTATAGCAGGATTTACGAATAGTAAAATCTTTGTAGAATTTTGATTTGAGCAATCAACTGTGATTGAAAGATTTTGTTTGCGAAATCAATATATAGGTAGTGACAATAATTTCGCGAGATTCTTACTTTTTACATACCTTATACCTTTAGCGATATCAATAAGATATACCACTTGGTACTTACGGCTTAGTACCAAGCCGTTTGctgtgcaagaaaaaaaaaagaaattcgctACTAACTAATTTCAAACAACTGATGTGTAAAAAAGTAGAGCAAAACTTGACTAAATATCCAAAgaaagactaaccaagaaccactgaagaagacacgatatgtgtcgaaagctctggtagattgtgtgttttattttggattgcacccaatacaccgacgctcaccggaaggacattctGTCCTAAAATACGAGTATTACCCACCGTCGGCTCATCTTTCTCTTTGACAAATAGAGTTCGTCTGAAGGACTCATGGTGTGACTTAGGAACCATCAGTCCACCGACTCTAGCCGACCCGCCAGGAGTCAAGAGAGAATATACCACATAATGATTTCATTTGGGCACTCCTTTTATTACTTGCAAAACCGTATTTTGCATAACAGTTTCTATCATgcatccgttttttttttaaattgtaaattcaaCACCACACTttgtgaaaaatcaatttgatgaATAGAttagtttagtgaaaattgtctaTATGTAATTAATTTTGCTTAACAATTCCACGGAAATATAATGTACTGGTTACATCCTAAATAAGAAAAaccttaaattgaaattatagtGATTACAATTAGAAATTATAGTGATTTACACATTAGCTTGCAAAAATCCATTTCGCCGTTATTTTACTGACATTAAGGagcaaaataaatttcaagaaaaaataaacatatttatTTAGTTAGTACTGAGTGCaaaaattatgttgaaaaaaaaaattattgaaaaaaaaacaaaaaatatttgtcaagCAATCTTATTTCTTCGAATCCATTGaatgaattgaataaaaatattccgtatattcttttaaaagaaattaagacaATCAAAAGCACTGGGTAgattgtttcatttttttaatttttaggttGCAGTGCATATTTAGATTTGTTTCAAAGCTATGGCCTATTTGTAACTAATAAagttatctatttttttatttaatccaaTCGAAATACAATCTTTTTCACTGTtataatcctaaaaaaaataacaattttgtcaaaaataacaaaaagaacTTTTAGTCGGCATTAAAAATCttcataataatattgtaatcaAAAACATTCATTGGAGttcaaaaactttattttatgcTGATTAATAATACTAGATTTATGCTGTATAAAtagcaattaaaaaatattagaaaaatcaGAAGTTGTGTATGCGTCTTTTCTAGTTTCAATTTGcgtattttgaattaaaattgcacTACCTCTGTCTAAAAAGTCGTATTTTTGGGTAAAATTTCTGGATTAAGAATCGACTTCTAGGAATTCTTTAGTTTTAGTTATTGGTAAGAATCTTGAATATGTTCAAACATTTACCTTAAAAGATTCCTTATTCTCAATCAATTTACTTGAAGAAAAAACAGTACGAGTTTTTTGAGACAGTGTGagattttatttcaaagtttaCTATTTAAAATGTAGCTTtcattttaacatttaaaaaaaaaacatatgttTATTATGCCGTTTTGATAAGTTTTGAGATAGCGCTTGACATGGCCGGCGGAATGTTTACAAACACAAGTCATAAACATGCATAGAAATGTTGAAGTTTATGCCCAACACACACTAActtctattttgtaaacatgttttttgacatttcaacaagtgagaatgaaatctagatgtagtcatctcgctctctctcataaaaaattttgaaaacatatttataaacaaaagttattgtgcgctgggcattacaaGTACACGATTTagaatagaaaattaatttatattaatattaGAAAAGAAGATAATTAGAGAACAGTTTCTGATCGCAggataaaattttatgtaaatcatctgatttattttataaatatcttgttattgtgaataaattaaTGGAAGTTTCCACATTAGAGCATTTTAGATGACCACAAATAATTCAAagacataaataaaatattagataTAATAATATCTGACAGAGCTGTTTCATTTTCTAATGTCTATCTTCTATAATATCACCAATAATGTGTCTGAAGATGTTCTTAAGACTATTAGTGTAAAAGGAGAGTCCTCGAAGACAAATGATCAATTTACCAAATCGTTGCCATTGGCATTCCTTCTGAATTGTGTACCGTCCAAGAGCCAATAATGCCCTATCTGATATTAGCTCCAATTGTAGAGACTCGTCATTGTTTGTACTAAACTCTTTACGACATAATATAAGAGTTTCCAAAAGATTGAGTTCAACGAGGTCAGCCTTCGTGTTAAAAACTATCAACAGCTACTTTAAGATCCTGGCAACTCTCAATGATTGATCGAATATCAATTGACCAGTGTGATGCTCTGAGTATAAAACACTCTGGCCAGACGAGCTGTAGGATTGAATTCTGAAGGCATAGATTTAGATGACGAAACTCTTCATTACACCGAGCCTGTTTTATACATGCTATCAATATTTGAACCATAATTTGGTAGTGAATCGTAATTTGTTGCTCAAAAGATGATGATGGAAAGGGCGATAATTGCAGGCGATTTATTTTGTGTTGTTGCTCCTTTTCTCACTAAGTAGACTTCCAGTTAATTTCCTCGGCTTTCTTGGTCCTCGCTCCTCTTGAACGGCTATTATTTAGGGTGAAGTCCAATGATGTGAAGAAGGGAAGAATGCgtagaaaataaatttgtttctattaattattattattaagatgAAGCGTAAACcatttagataaaatttaagtaaatttatcCAAACCAGCAACATTCATTCCAGCAGAAAAGCATCTCTGAAGTCTACAATAGGGACACCAGTTACGACGTGCTTTATCAACCACACAACTTCCTTTTCCAGCTGAAAAAATGAGCtttagaatttttcatcaaCTTTTCCTTAATTTATAAATGATGATAAAGAATCTGAATGAAGaggcataaaaaatatcaaaatatcttttcatattaaaatatGCTCAATGCTACGTTTTATATGCTTTTGAAAAGACTTTTTTAATTAACAGTTATTCAAAAAAAGACTCAAAAATAACTCAAGAGGAATTCCAGCATCCAGGTTTAATTGATTTTCCATGTTTATTTTACAATCAAATATGAAAAGTTTATTATTTGTGAGCTTCTTTTTACTTCATACAATAAtagctttaaaaatttaaaaatgtaagtTCAAGCTTTGTCGATTTCACTGCTCTTAATAAAACTCTATactagaaatattttcttataaaaaaatatctaattagaAAGTTGCACAAAGAAATTGTAGGTAGGTTCTGATGGGCTTTTTTCAGTATAGTTTATATTTAAACTTATACTGAGCCAAATGTATaagatttaaaacatttttacaccttaaatttattaatttagccGATTTATTAGATGCATTTAGATGCAAACAACATGCAGCCAGTGCATAAACTTGCTAAAATTATCAGATAAAAATAACACCTCTCAATTCACCTATACATGTATATATAGCGCTTTTTCTAACACTGCGCTTAAAAAAGCAGGAGCATCCATCGCAGGTGAAAACACTGTAATGCTTTCCCGAGCTACGATCTCCACACACACGACAACATGCTGTTACAACCCTTGCAGAGACTAAAGTAAgtttgaacaataaaaaaattattataaaatttgctTAATAATATATAAGCGGATTATGCAAAAGTACCCGGTAACATTAATTAGTTAAGAAGCTCATATCAGGATTAACAACAATTCTCAACAACTGCACAAAAAGGACTAAGTATTCTCAACTAcacatgaatttcttttatagcATATCACTCCCTGCAAGTATTGACAAATTAATTGACGTTGAGTTTATTTAAGTTATTCCTTATTTGTCACACATTAGAAACCCTCATACTAGCACCGGAACTTATTGTATGTGCTAAACAATATACCTAACACTTTCTCCTGTCGTAGAAATGTCTCCAATGACAATGAGACAGATAGCAGGGACCCAAtaataaaagccaaaatcagaaaaagaaaattgattgaGGTGGTAGTCAACACTTGACGCAGCAAAAGTGGTACGACCAGAAAGAATAATGCCTTCTTGGACACCCTCTTGAGCGACATACACCCATGCTTAACCACTGAAGGCTTGTTAAAAGTTGACAACTCGATTTAATACACCATACAAAGTATTTGACCAGTGTTTGGTGTTTGACTATTACATTTATTCTTTTTGATTTTGTTGACACAACTATAATAAGAAATTATGCAAGTCACTGAATAGAATGAATAGGGGGAATGTACTCTGTACTATAAGCCCgagattatatttttataaaataatgtaaCAAAATAAATAGGaacagaaatttatttaaaccggtcaaaattttcattaaatcatAATGTGGTGGTTGCAATGAATTCGTTTTCTTTACTGACAAAGGATGTAAATAAATTACTATACTTTTCGCATTTATCCACACAGTGCTCACTTGGGTGTCTCTCAAATACACATGCTCGTTATAGGGCGTAAATTCAAAGTAATCGGCTAAGGGGATTTTTTACACTTAAACCTATAATTTGGGAAGACAACACGTAAGAGAAGGAAGTGCAAATGCTTTCGGAGAGGAGAGATAATGAGAAGAGCTAATATTCCCCCTCCACAGTTCAGGTGAAATCCACCTGCCGCACAGGtaaaattccaaatttgttACAGTGGTGGAGGCTCCCTAGAatatttcgctccttggaatttacaaggggccaactcactttttggcgattttgaggttttaatgcactcagacagagaatttaataaaatttcagatgatatgagtcaaataatttcgttattagaaaagtttttcaaaattttatttatgattgcttgcgcggttttgtttgaagtcaagggcacaaaatagatttatcgttcaagtttttgtgaaacaagggactaactcaagcaagttgatcccttgtcattctaattttaatgaaaatttgcgcatcatttagaatgaccaagagctaactcataaaaaacattttttgaaagataaaaatatgtatgtttcgatgtttataataattctcatacaaatagaaaagaattaaattgtttttattaacatacttaattgagataattatttatacaaagttgaatctctcatgctgtctcctgaaaaatagctcagattgagttggccccttgtaatttccaaggagcgatttcTTTACAAATTTGATGAGAACTCCACGACGGTTTTAGTTAAATTTCACTTTATTACACTTtgaacaatttattttcatacTTATCACATAGTTTTATATCGTAATTATATGATTTAATACAATACAAGAAAACGAtttagcttttgtggtccgaaGATGAAATCCGATCTCGTCAGATCTGGCCCAAAATTTCGACTTatttacacgtttttgacactcacAGATCATGATATCATAAATAAGAGCTAAAAATCGAATTTGTGTACGTTCGGTTCGTCCCGAccggagtacaaacgcttctgagAAGAGAACTAAATGAAATATCACATAACATTTTTTTGGCAAAGGTTAATTGTGGATAGTCGGttagaagttgatgatgtcagatccggtaatttttgtccgaaaatcaattctattactcttaaaattattttgggtgatctttcaagtgatttattaatcggttaagagccggtaaacagtaaattatgcgaaagtgtTTTTGAAATGGGACAGGGGAGGCGGACCACTTCTCATCCTGCTCACAACCTAAGCACATTGTCACCTTGTTTGATCTATTTATGCCCTCCATCATTCTAATAAGAACTCCCaaattacagctttctacctttaaaattgtgcgacaaaattgaaattgaattttttggatgtctgaaaaatggccaaaaatttttatttcgccataagaatatACTCCATACCAGGGGGTCCTCTGAACATTACAAGTGGCTATCATTATTTATCACCTAAATctcattttacatttttaaggcATTGATTCCTTAACTTGCGATCGCGGCTCATCCCGAATATTATCACTAAACATGGACAATAGTTCATACAAAAGATATTTGCAGTACGCAACACAACTCATTCACCTTGACTGTCCCTGAATCTCAATGTTATCCCAAATGTACGACatttttcggaacggagggagtatattTTTAGATGTTAGGGAGAGATTGGACACAATGcttttggcaacacttccggcGTGAATTTTGGTCAACGTTGCTCACAATCTTTATAAGTTAATTTCCAtatattattttctctaaattttggTTAACACTGAATTGATACACTCAAGTGGAACTATCATCGAAATAGATGAGCAACATTTTCCATAAAACAGTTCAATTAgactgaaaaaattaaaataaactcttataaattcaatgaaatagcaTTCTTGTCTAAAACCGTTACCCTCctcttttaaattaataaaattaaataaaaatatttggccAAAATTGGTATGGTGCATatcatttacatttttttgaatGCCCCAAAATGCGACTTCGGAAGGCTTAGGACGCTTTTGGGATGGTCATGCAATGAATTAAAGACCACAATTAGCAATGATCTGTTAAAAATATTACTGTATTaatgttttctaaaataattttccagctCCTAGCAAgactttcttaattttcttttcttcgcGTATTTACTAAGGAAGAtgtgttttttatattttacgcatatttctaaaattcgCTAAGCTTACCTGTCTTTTATCTTCCCTGTAATGCTCCGATAAGCCACGAAGATTTTACCTAAGGAAAATTTTCACCAGGTctacaatttgttttttttttattttgtttgttagacaataaaaagaaattcaaatcaAATTATCAATTTCAAAGATTTATATTTCGAATGATATAACTTCCGATGAGACACATATAAAATATAACTTAGATAGAAATAGACATATTAAGAGACAATAGTTTGTCACATGGCACATTTTAAAAGGTTTTCTTCTTATTAGACTTAGGCCGTAAAATTCGAAtatatcgacttgtcagaatataagtcgaacaactcgatttttattacaaaaatcgttttattcgctttttggatacttctttataccctatAACTTCCCTGTGAATGTTATAattgaaagttaattattttcaaagttattgagattttaaatctcaaaaatcctatactctgtaTGGAAAATCTCAGCTTCGTTCAAATCCCTCTCTTGTAAAATtcgcctactgcgagttattcgtttcttattctgagagGTCGATATAACTTTTCGTTCGAATAAAATTACTTTCGACTTATTTCATCTAACAGGGTTGATTGAGTTACTGTTATACtaccacaaaaaaatatttctggacaggatttttcttatatttttctctATGACTAGAAAAATCTAAGGTTACGTTGACCTTTTACAACAACTAATGTCAccaatatttttggcaaacattTTCCGACACAATACATTTTATGAagataaatattatttacacTTCATTTTTAAAAGCGTAAATGCAACTCAACGATTTATCTTTAAATTCTTTATGTTTTTGAATTTCCATATTCAGCTACCAACCActcataagattttttttatattttcctaaaataaaaactttcaCATTCATTTTTTctacttataaatattttctaacaaAATATTTGAGGACTCTTTTCAAATTACATGTTAGTGAGTTTTTCCAACGTACCGTTATATGTTTCTCAATCTTTAACTACAATCGATGGGAAAAATGTACATAGATTGCTGAAAATGCAAcagatttttatgattttctgtTTAAGTTACAGCAGTTTAACTATCAAAAGATAATATAAAACACCTCAATGTGAGTTGTGATTAAAGGTAAAATAAATACATTATCTAATTTACATTCTGGCGATTCTGGTTTGACAACAAattatcaaatttcattttcatccaAATATACGTTTCTAAAGATGTgttttctatatatatatatatatatatatatatatatcatatAAGTATATGTTatacagatattttattttgtaagttTAAACAACTAAATTGTAACTAATAATTTGTTAATACTTTTTTCCattcaataaataaatggtCGAGTGATTTTTCTTCATTAATTATTGTATTTATCCATTTATGTTTGTAAATAAATGATGCATAAAATAATTGGCTTGGTTAtagaataaaatcaattttcaaaacaaaatgtTTAATGGCGTATCGATTGACTACATCGTCTAATTTatagttatatttttttatatatattccaCACATATATTTCTAATAACATAATCGGTGGAATCGAGTCTTGTTTCAAGATATATGATTACTTTACTAACAATTTGCCAAATATAGTTCTCTAACTATAATCTGTACCATCTGTAATCCATATGAAGCATTATTTAACATAAGAACTCCGGTAGTATAAATATGTGAATTCTTTTACATTTAGGAGTAACTTTATAACTCCTTTTAAGTGAAAACAATTCTCTATCACTAAACTTTTTGTTTAAAGAAATCTTTTATTGGCGTATAAATTAaaaaggtggcaaagcgtccaaggctttgagaaatgctcgaactcgtgacttagattctatATATCTCAGAAGTAGTTTTGCATCATGTAAATGTTAAACTGTGATTATATATATTCATCTagcggttctcaaccgatttgaaccgattcatatatcattcaaaaatcttccaaaattgttttaaaagtatcgatttttggataaaaattagttatcgcctatgaaccggttcattaccggctcataaccgattggaaccgattcagttttataggaaattccaagacctttccaacaagcccaaacatgaccccattcgcttgataaatgcgctctctagtgtctttttaacctttgaccttgaaaaaccgttattaggaatgattcaacgcaaTTTtcatctaaggacgaaatgtccgcctgggtgatctctaaaacatatccataaaatgaaagaaatcacatgacgcgttttcgagcaagcccaaaaaacatggttttggaggggatgggGAGAGACAGGGGGGGGGAatatgaggggcatgttaacgatccttgggtcgacttgtaggggggtcccctgaaggtcccaagtcgctatatcttaccgtttggcctctagagctggcgacattCGGACGAAAAGACAAACAAACAGCGTGACtacatttctcaaaaatcgtctgaaacgtgaagatttattgagaaaagtggtctccggggagtggaaggtgaaaattttgagggggtgaaaaaattgagggattatatatactgctctttcCGTGGaattcaagcagtaaaaaaaagatagcaaagcgtccccagctttgcggaatgctcgaactcacgagatagagctcaccgtgaattagatttttgcataatcttttggaataactgatctactagagatcaaattgattcataaatcacaaaagcatttcaaaatcaaaaaatcggtacttaaccgattcattaccgatgaagaccgatacagCCGGCTTCTAAtatgcaatacttttctaaaaaatccaaatttaaccaaaatgaaaaatgagcctCCCAAAGTATTTGACCTTTAaaccttcaataatttaaaattgcgaattttccggttataggtaTGTTTAGGCGAAATATTCCCCTGGAcaagctctaaaacatatccgaaaatcattgaaaaagcttgggtcaattttgagaaaattgaaaaaaaaattatttttagggaatattaattattggggatgtaaaattattcaaaaatcggtacttaaccgattcatcacagatgaagaccgatgcagccgggttcgacattgcagtacctttccaaaaaaatccaaatttaaccaaatcggttgaaaaatgagccttccaaagtgtttgaactttgaccttcaataattcaaaatggcgaattttccggagataggtatgtttgggcgaaatgttcgccaggaccagctctaaagcatatccaaaaatcattgaaaaagcttgggccaattttttgcaaaatgggaaaaacctcatttttgacctatttttgagggatagggaacgtacgaaaggggagggggggaagtaaagaggttgggtacgagacaatgtcatttgaggaggggtcatcgaaggccggaagttgatatctcttaccgtttaagctccagaacagtgagaagttgaaaaaaagtcgattatataactgctctctccttgagttcgagcagtagaatataagtaaattaaaagaaaattggggagcaggaaaatttatcaatacaTCCCTATTTATATTTaacatataaataataattacatAAATACGGTGTGatctcgatagagtcaatctccaatagagtcaacagctatttttttttacacaacgGATTCCaataatgtcaaaaaaaaatccaataaagtCAATAGggttggaaataattagttgactctatcgaggtcacactttattaattaaaaatcagctaaaaatcataataatgttgAAGCAAAACTACCTCAATATTGCACATGCCattgttttattattgattaattaacaattgagattaaattgattgatttgagtaaaattttaattttgaattttaatgcaattttgtcTAAAACTGGTAAAGAAAGAAATActttaatataatttgaatCTAGATATTAAATATCTCGTAAGAATGAATAAATGTAATTGTCATGTATGGACGAAAAGTCAGAtacatatctaaaaataaaacttaactAAAAGATAAAGCTcattgaaaagaatttaaataaaaaagcctCCAAAAACTTAATAATAGTAATACGGGTAATACTACTATAAAGTATAGTTTTTCATCATCATCACAAACATCAGATTctcaaattatataaaaattttatcccTTGTGACCTTTATGGTGTCACAcacaagagaaatttatgtctatattgaagcaATTTCCCTTTGCATGTgtgggaaaaactcttcaatatggacataaatttctctagtgtgtagaggccattacacgtTAGAGCAATGTATGTCcgtatttgacagtttttccaACACAAGCGTAGACAATTTGTTTCAAAATgaacataaaattctctaatgtgtaTGTGTAGAGGCCACTAGGTATTAATGTGTCAATATTTGTTGATCGAAATcgtaaaattattgtaaatattttgtttatctTTGAATTCGAATTAGCAGATCAGAAACAAAAATGTTCTCCAgaatttttctcgaaaaatgtgttccagaatttttttttcattgaatctacatttatattttaaaatttaatgtgtAATAATTTTACACATATTGTCGATTGCATTAAATGTTATTGTATCTTATATTAGTATCTACATATCTATACTGATGCAAAAGAAATACAGATACAGCAACAATCGATGCAAACAACGCTATACTCAATGTACGACTTTCTAAAACAGAACTTATTATTGTAACAATATATATTATAATCCTAATTATTTTACTTTGGGAGATTTACCAAACTATTGTCTTTTACTTATATATTATACGATAAATTTCATTCCGTTAATATGATTATCTAAATACAGACTAACATGTATGAGACAATATGTTTTTAACAATATCTAATGCCTTTAAATAGTACAGTTTTTTCTATAAAAGTtttaccataaaaaattaatgaaagttTGCAAAAcgaaaatatagtaaataagTAATATATTGTATGTATCTGGGATGAGTGAAGAATTCATAGTCATATTTGCGTTTAACTTAAGAATACTAATATAATCACCGCAAGGTATCCTTAAATATATTCTGAAATGTCTTTCATCATTTTGCAGTGGatgtactaggggaaagtgctctcccttcgaacgttcatgcattcgaataatgggaatttttttttatttttcgtaagagatttacactaaattatcacgtaattatcaagaattgatgataagccaactaatatttaatagaaatgtgtaagtctcctagaaaaactaaaagaaaattaagattattcgaagacatgaacgttcgaagggagagtactttcccctactgcacagagagcgacaatcagaacaagtgacttCCCAACTCAACAATTcaacccaaatagagacaggaaaaaattcctgtctccacccaggcttgaactgggggccTATCGcaatctaggcgaatgctctaccaactgagctatgaaGACACCAGCTCTGACTGTCTTTTGCTACTGATCTCAATTAATTGCCAACGTGCATTTCTACTCGTTTTCGACTCGTTCCACAAGTCTTGCgaacggtatcatgcgtacaattaaaccagcagcccatgttttccatggaCAATTAAAGTTGGGaagtcacttgttctgattgtcgctctctgtgcataaacacaaaacTTCTTGGGCTTACGTACAAAGCGAACAgagtctgttcaatcactttcccctactgcttcTATAAAAATCAAAGTGAATTtccattgtttattttttaaacatttacttaaaacatttttggtgtattccattttaataaaaataatatacaatTTCACTGTCACACTAAAACGATTTAAGTTCTTTTCTACCTCAATAGAAGTGTTTCAACATTGAGATTAATTTCGCAATGACCATTCCCATCTAATATTTTATCATCTTCTGCTCTCTTTTCCACTTGAGCTTCTGCGACATCTTTTCTCACATTACTATTATCTATTGATATGGATGGTGAAAGAGGAATCTC is from Phlebotomus papatasi isolate M1 chromosome 1, Ppap_2.1, whole genome shotgun sequence and encodes:
- the LOC129799702 gene encoding retinoic acid receptor RXR-alpha-A, which produces MSLKRVSKKALFFLVVPLLLRQVLTTTSINFLFLILAFIIGSLLSVSLSLETFLRQEKVLANFIIIFLLFKLTLVSARVVTACCRVCGDRSSGKHYSVFTCDGCSCFFKRSVRKSAIYTCIAGKGSCVVDKARRNWCPYCRLQRCFSAGMNVAAVQEERGPRKPRKLTGSLLSEKRSNNTKLLIVFNTKADLVELNLLETLILCRKEFSTNNDESLQLELISDRALLALGRYTIQKECQWQRFGKLIICLRGLSFYTNSLKNIFRHIIGDIIEDRH